The following coding sequences lie in one Kitasatospora azatica KCTC 9699 genomic window:
- a CDS encoding sugar ABC transporter permease, with product MSKHATTQKASTVTETSESAPIPAVDPRLLVREQGLAGYLSEFQRKLRSGDLGSLPVVLGLVLIAAIFQGLTGKFLTAGNLSNITLYIAGPGLISVGIVFVLLLGEIDLSLGSVAGVSAAVSAVLSIQHGVNEYLAAAIAVVAALLIGALHGFFFAKIGVPAFVVTLAGLLAWSGLQGYVMGNTGTLNNIPDGFVANLDNYFFDSVAAAYGLAAVSVAGYLVAALLGAKNRRQAGLPAKPSSEIVLRAVLLAALAFGAAYTLNQDRGLPLALVVFLGVVVVTDFVLRRTSYGRKVFAVGGGVEAARRAGINVARVRISVFMISAGLAAVGGLFIASQAGFADKQLGSGNVLMNSIAAAVIGGTSLFGGRGKTWSALLGMLVIQSIVTGLDLQGISQSIQYMITGAVLLAAVVLDSVSRRTQKSSGRG from the coding sequence GTGAGCAAGCACGCCACCACCCAGAAGGCTTCTACGGTGACCGAGACCTCCGAGTCCGCCCCCATCCCCGCGGTCGACCCGCGCCTGCTGGTCCGCGAGCAGGGCCTGGCCGGCTACCTCTCCGAGTTCCAGCGCAAGCTGCGCAGCGGCGACCTCGGCTCGCTGCCCGTGGTGCTCGGCCTGGTCCTGATCGCCGCCATCTTCCAGGGCCTGACCGGCAAGTTCCTCACCGCCGGCAACCTGTCCAACATCACCCTCTACATCGCCGGCCCGGGCCTGATCTCGGTCGGCATCGTCTTCGTGCTGCTGCTCGGCGAGATCGACCTGTCGCTCGGCTCGGTGGCCGGCGTCTCGGCCGCGGTCTCGGCGGTGCTCTCCATCCAGCACGGCGTCAACGAGTACCTGGCGGCCGCGATAGCCGTGGTCGCGGCGCTGCTGATCGGCGCGCTGCACGGCTTCTTCTTCGCCAAGATCGGCGTGCCGGCCTTCGTGGTGACGCTGGCCGGCCTGCTGGCCTGGAGCGGTCTGCAGGGCTACGTGATGGGCAACACCGGGACGCTCAACAACATCCCGGACGGCTTCGTCGCCAACCTGGACAACTACTTCTTCGACTCGGTGGCCGCTGCCTACGGCCTGGCCGCGGTCTCGGTCGCCGGCTACCTGGTGGCCGCGCTGCTGGGCGCCAAGAACCGCCGCCAGGCCGGCCTGCCGGCCAAGCCGTCCAGCGAGATCGTGCTGCGCGCCGTGCTGCTGGCGGCGCTCGCCTTCGGCGCCGCCTACACCCTCAACCAGGACCGCGGCCTGCCGCTGGCGCTGGTGGTCTTCCTCGGTGTCGTGGTGGTCACCGACTTCGTGCTGCGCCGCACCTCCTACGGCCGCAAGGTCTTCGCGGTCGGCGGCGGCGTCGAGGCGGCCCGCCGGGCCGGCATCAACGTGGCCCGGGTGCGGATCTCGGTCTTCATGATCTCGGCCGGTCTGGCCGCGGTCGGCGGTCTGTTCATCGCCTCGCAGGCCGGCTTCGCGGACAAGCAGCTGGGCAGCGGCAACGTGCTGATGAACTCGATCGCGGCGGCCGTGATCGGCGGCACCAGCCTGTTCGGCGGCCGGGGCAAGACCTGGTCGGCGCTGCTGGGCATGCTGGTGATCCAGTCCATCGTCACCGGCCTGGACCTGCAGGGCATCAGCCAGTCGATCCAGTACATGATCACCGGCGCGGTGCTGCTGGCCGCGGTGGTCCTGGACTCGGTCTCCCGCCGCACCCAGAAGTCCTCCGGCCGAGGCTGA
- a CDS encoding ATP-binding cassette domain-containing protein encodes MVQTDAPVLALRGVSKRFGAVQVLTGVDLEVHSSQVVALVGDNGAGKSTLVKTIAGVHPIDEGTIEWAGRPVHLNRPQDAQALGVATVYQDLALCDNLDVVANLFLGRELVRGGRLDEVAMEKKAKELLDTLSIRIPSVRIPVAALSGGQRQVVAIARALIGDPKIVILDEPTAALGVEQTAQVLDLVERLRDRSLGVILISHNMADVRAVADQVAVLRLGRNNGVFPVATTSHETIISAITGATDNAVTRRQARVADATVHANAEANQ; translated from the coding sequence ATGGTCCAGACAGACGCACCCGTACTGGCGTTGCGCGGAGTCTCCAAGCGCTTCGGCGCCGTCCAGGTGCTGACCGGTGTCGACCTGGAGGTGCATTCCTCCCAGGTGGTCGCGCTGGTCGGCGACAACGGCGCCGGCAAGTCCACCCTGGTCAAGACGATCGCCGGGGTGCACCCGATCGACGAGGGAACCATCGAGTGGGCGGGTCGGCCGGTCCACCTGAACCGCCCTCAGGACGCCCAGGCCCTCGGCGTCGCGACGGTCTATCAGGACCTCGCGCTCTGCGACAACCTCGACGTGGTCGCCAACCTCTTCCTCGGCCGCGAGCTGGTCCGCGGCGGGCGCCTCGACGAGGTGGCCATGGAGAAGAAGGCCAAGGAACTGCTCGACACCCTGTCCATCCGGATCCCCAGCGTGCGGATCCCGGTGGCCGCGCTCTCCGGCGGCCAGCGCCAGGTGGTCGCCATCGCCCGCGCGCTGATCGGCGACCCGAAGATCGTGATCCTGGACGAGCCGACCGCGGCGCTGGGCGTCGAGCAGACCGCCCAGGTGCTCGACCTGGTCGAGCGGCTGCGCGACCGCAGCCTCGGCGTGATCCTGATCAGCCACAACATGGCCGACGTGCGCGCCGTGGCCGACCAGGTCGCGGTGCTGCGACTGGGCCGCAACAACGGCGTCTTCCCGGTCGCCACCACCAGCCACGAAACCATCATCTCGGCCATCACCGGCGCCACCGACAACGCGGTGACCCGACGTCAGGCCCGCGTCGCGGACGCGACCGTTCACGCGAACGCGGAGGCGAACCAGTGA
- a CDS encoding ROK family transcriptional regulator produces the protein MDTPGSQSSLHRANLERVLRAVRMAGSLTQAEIARSTGLSAATVSNIVRELKESGTVVVADTSSGGRRARSVSLSGDAGIVVGVDFGHSHLRVAVGNLAHRVLAEESEPMNVDVSAEQGFARAEAMVERLLAQAGFRPDKVIGVGLGVPGPIDVETGALGSTAILPGWTGIAPGRELAQRLGMEVYVDNDANLGALGELVWGAGRGLSDLAYIKVASGVGSGLVINGQIYRGPGGTAGEIGHITLDEAGPVCRCGNRGCLETFVGSRYLLNLLNASHDRELTLSEVVQLAQQGDLGCRRVIADAGRQIGTGVATLCNLLNPRRVILGGDLAEAGELVLSPIRDSVARYAIPSAARQLSIVPGTLGGRAEVLGALALVMSEMGETGAIGHASHAVGARG, from the coding sequence ATGGACACGCCGGGTTCGCAGTCCTCACTGCACCGCGCCAACCTCGAACGGGTGTTGCGCGCGGTGCGGATGGCGGGTTCGCTCACCCAGGCCGAGATCGCCAGGTCCACCGGCCTGTCGGCGGCGACGGTCTCCAACATCGTCCGTGAGCTCAAGGAGAGCGGCACCGTGGTGGTGGCCGACACCTCCTCGGGCGGCCGGCGGGCCCGCAGCGTCTCGCTGAGCGGGGACGCCGGGATCGTGGTGGGCGTGGACTTCGGCCACTCCCACCTGCGGGTGGCGGTCGGCAACCTGGCGCACCGGGTGCTGGCCGAGGAGAGCGAGCCGATGAACGTGGACGTCTCGGCCGAGCAGGGCTTCGCCCGGGCCGAGGCGATGGTGGAGCGGCTGCTGGCGCAGGCCGGGTTCCGGCCGGACAAGGTGATCGGGGTGGGTCTGGGCGTGCCGGGCCCGATCGACGTGGAGACCGGCGCACTGGGCTCCACCGCGATCCTGCCGGGCTGGACCGGCATCGCGCCCGGGCGGGAACTGGCCCAGCGCCTGGGCATGGAGGTGTACGTCGACAACGACGCCAACCTCGGCGCGCTGGGCGAGCTGGTCTGGGGTGCCGGGCGCGGACTGAGCGACCTGGCGTACATCAAGGTGGCCAGCGGTGTGGGCTCCGGACTGGTCATCAACGGGCAGATCTACCGGGGGCCGGGCGGTACGGCGGGCGAGATCGGGCACATCACGCTGGACGAGGCCGGGCCGGTCTGCCGTTGCGGCAACCGCGGCTGTCTGGAGACCTTCGTGGGTTCGCGCTACCTGCTCAACCTCTTGAACGCGAGTCATGACCGTGAGCTGACCCTGTCCGAGGTGGTCCAGCTGGCGCAGCAGGGCGATCTGGGCTGTCGCAGAGTGATCGCGGATGCCGGCCGGCAGATCGGGACCGGTGTCGCCACCCTGTGCAACCTGCTGAATCCTCGTCGGGTGATCCTCGGCGGCGACCTCGCCGAGGCCGGTGAGCTGGTGCTTTCCCCGATCCGCGACTCGGTGGCGCGCTATGCGATCCCGTCGGCGGCCCGTCAGCTCTCCATCGTGCCGGGCACCCTGGGTGGTCGCGCCGAGGTGCTCGGGGCGCTGGCACTGGTGATGAGCGAAATGGGCGAAACTGGTGCAATCGGGCACGCTTCGCATGCGGTGGGTGCGCGCGGCTGA
- a CDS encoding sugar ABC transporter substrate-binding protein: MNAMMRRVVVGTAAVSMALTMAACGKAGGSSSNSANSGDSKTVGLLLPENSSSVRYESFDKPLIEAKVKALCSDCTVKYNNANGDAAIQKQQFDTLVSQGVKVILLDAVNAKGTASWVTDAQKKGVKVIAYDRLASGPVAAYISFDNEKVGELQGQALVEALGAKAKDANIVMINGDDADPNAGMFKAGAHKVLDAGVKKIAYEQSGEWKPTVASQKIGAAITSLGKDGFQAVYSANDGMAAAIITALKAQGISNVPVGGQDAASDAVQRILTGDQAYTIYKAYKPEADGAATLAVNLLHNLDVTGTATASTDSDGAKIPSLLLTPVVVTKANVKDTVIADGLYKAADICTAQYADACKAANIQ, from the coding sequence ATGAACGCAATGATGCGTCGCGTCGTCGTCGGCACCGCCGCGGTCTCGATGGCTCTCACCATGGCCGCCTGTGGCAAGGCCGGTGGCAGCAGCTCGAACTCCGCCAACTCGGGTGACAGCAAGACGGTCGGTCTGCTCCTGCCGGAGAACTCCTCCTCGGTCCGCTACGAGTCCTTCGACAAGCCGCTCATCGAGGCGAAGGTCAAGGCGCTCTGCAGCGACTGCACCGTCAAGTACAACAACGCCAACGGCGACGCGGCGATCCAGAAGCAGCAGTTCGACACCCTGGTCTCGCAGGGCGTCAAGGTGATCCTGCTCGACGCGGTCAACGCCAAGGGCACCGCCTCCTGGGTCACCGACGCGCAGAAGAAGGGCGTCAAGGTCATCGCGTACGACCGCCTGGCCTCCGGCCCGGTCGCCGCGTACATCTCCTTCGACAACGAGAAGGTCGGCGAGCTGCAGGGCCAGGCCCTGGTCGAGGCGCTGGGCGCCAAGGCCAAGGACGCCAACATCGTCATGATCAACGGTGACGACGCCGACCCGAACGCGGGCATGTTCAAGGCCGGCGCGCACAAGGTGCTCGACGCCGGTGTCAAGAAGATCGCCTACGAGCAGTCCGGTGAGTGGAAGCCCACCGTGGCCAGCCAGAAGATCGGCGCCGCCATCACCTCGCTGGGCAAGGACGGCTTCCAGGCCGTCTACTCCGCCAACGACGGCATGGCCGCCGCCATCATCACCGCGCTGAAGGCCCAGGGCATCAGCAACGTCCCGGTCGGTGGCCAGGACGCCGCCTCCGACGCCGTCCAGCGGATCCTGACGGGCGACCAGGCGTACACCATCTACAAGGCGTACAAGCCGGAGGCCGACGGCGCCGCCACCCTGGCCGTCAACCTGCTGCACAACCTGGACGTGACCGGCACGGCCACCGCGTCCACCGACAGCGACGGCGCCAAGATCCCGTCCCTGCTGCTCACCCCGGTCGTGGTGACCAAGGCCAACGTCAAGGACACCGTGATCGCCGACGGCCTGTACAAGGCCGCCGACATCTGCACCGCCCAGTACGCGGACGCCTGCAAGGCCGCCAACATCCAGTAG
- the dxs gene encoding 1-deoxy-D-xylulose-5-phosphate synthase, with product MPLLTRIRGPRDLDRLTPGQLTALAEEIRGFLIEEVAKTGGHLGPNLGVVELTIALHRVFDSPRERILFDTGHQSYVHKLLTGRQDFSRLKMKGGLSGYPSRAESEHDVIENSHASTVLGYADGIAKANQLLGHQDCPVVAVTGDGALTGGMAWEALNNIAEGKDRPVVIVVNDNERSYSPTIGGLANHLSTLRTTQGYERFLTWGKDALQRTPVVGQPLAGALHGAKKGLKDFIAPQGMFEDLGLKYLGPIDGHDITALESALRKARGFGGPVIVHCITEKGRGYHAALNNDEDRFHAVGVIHPDSGLPVKTSGKDWTSVFGEEMVELGRERKDIVAITAAMLHPVGLAPFAKAFPERTFDVGIAEQHAAVSAAGLATAGLHPVVAVYATFLNRAFDQVLMDVALHKLGVTFVLDRAGVTGTDGASHNGMWDMSILQVVPGLRLAAPRDAEQLRAQLREAVEVKDAPTVVRYSKGSVGPAVASLGRIGGMDLLHGSLESAPEGEKRADVLIVSVGALAPLCLEAAALLDAQGISATVVDPRWVKPVDAALPGLAAEHRVVVTVEDNGRAGGVGSAVAQALRDAEIDLPLRDFGIPQEFLDHAKREEILAEIGLTATDIARQVTALVSRLDIGVEVSGLTK from the coding sequence GTGCCCCTGCTGACCCGCATTCGGGGACCGCGCGATCTCGACCGGCTCACCCCGGGGCAGCTGACTGCCCTCGCCGAGGAGATCCGTGGCTTCCTGATCGAAGAGGTCGCCAAGACCGGCGGACACCTGGGCCCGAACCTCGGCGTGGTCGAGCTGACCATCGCCCTGCACCGGGTCTTCGACTCGCCGCGCGAGCGGATCCTCTTCGACACCGGGCACCAGTCCTACGTGCACAAGCTGCTGACCGGCCGGCAGGACTTCAGCCGACTGAAGATGAAGGGCGGCCTGTCCGGCTACCCGTCCCGGGCCGAGTCCGAGCACGACGTGATCGAGAACTCGCACGCCTCCACCGTGCTCGGCTACGCCGACGGCATCGCCAAGGCCAACCAGTTGCTGGGCCACCAGGACTGCCCGGTGGTCGCGGTCACCGGCGACGGCGCGCTGACCGGCGGCATGGCCTGGGAGGCGCTCAACAACATCGCCGAGGGCAAGGACCGCCCGGTGGTGATCGTGGTCAACGACAACGAGCGCTCCTACTCGCCGACCATCGGCGGCCTGGCCAACCACCTGAGCACGCTGCGCACCACCCAGGGCTACGAGCGCTTCCTGACCTGGGGCAAGGACGCGCTGCAGCGCACCCCCGTGGTCGGCCAGCCGCTGGCCGGCGCGCTGCACGGCGCCAAGAAGGGCCTGAAGGACTTCATCGCCCCGCAGGGCATGTTCGAGGACCTCGGCCTGAAGTACCTCGGCCCGATCGACGGCCACGACATCACCGCCCTGGAGTCCGCGCTGCGCAAGGCCCGCGGCTTCGGCGGCCCGGTGATCGTGCACTGCATCACCGAGAAGGGCCGCGGCTACCACGCGGCGCTCAACAACGACGAGGACCGCTTCCACGCGGTCGGCGTGATCCACCCCGACAGCGGTCTGCCGGTGAAGACCTCCGGCAAGGACTGGACCTCGGTCTTCGGCGAGGAGATGGTCGAACTCGGCCGCGAGCGCAAGGACATCGTGGCGATCACCGCCGCGATGCTGCACCCGGTGGGCCTGGCGCCGTTCGCCAAGGCCTTCCCGGAGCGCACCTTCGACGTCGGCATCGCCGAGCAGCACGCGGCGGTCTCGGCGGCCGGTCTGGCCACCGCCGGTCTGCATCCGGTGGTCGCGGTCTACGCGACCTTCCTCAACCGGGCCTTCGACCAGGTGCTGATGGACGTCGCGCTGCACAAGCTGGGCGTCACCTTCGTGCTGGACCGCGCGGGCGTCACCGGCACCGACGGCGCCTCGCACAACGGCATGTGGGACATGTCGATCCTGCAGGTGGTCCCCGGCCTGCGACTGGCCGCCCCGCGTGACGCCGAGCAGCTGCGCGCCCAGCTGCGCGAGGCCGTCGAGGTCAAGGACGCGCCGACGGTGGTCCGTTACTCCAAGGGCTCGGTCGGCCCGGCGGTCGCCTCGCTCGGCCGGATCGGCGGGATGGACCTGCTGCACGGCTCGCTCGAGTCCGCGCCCGAGGGCGAGAAGCGCGCGGACGTGCTGATCGTCTCGGTCGGCGCGCTGGCCCCGCTCTGCCTGGAGGCCGCCGCACTGCTGGACGCCCAGGGCATCAGCGCCACCGTGGTCGACCCGCGCTGGGTCAAGCCGGTGGACGCCGCGCTGCCCGGCCTGGCCGCCGAGCACCGGGTGGTGGTCACGGTCGAGGACAACGGGCGCGCCGGCGGCGTCGGCTCGGCCGTCGCCCAGGCACTGCGGGACGCCGAGATCGACCTGCCGCTGCGCGACTTCGGCATCCCGCAGGAGTTCCTCGACCACGCCAAGCGCGAGGAGATCCTGGCCGAGATCGGCCTGACCGCCACCGACATCGCCCGCCAGGTGACCGCTCTGGTCTCCCGGCTGGACATCGGTGTCGAGGTCAGTGGTCTGACAAAGTGA
- a CDS encoding SPW repeat protein: protein MADVSHRAGDLRTHPDIAEMRTRYARMMDGPQGVAVDGLVVLAGLYLAISPYVVHFSAASHELVICNLILGIGIAALGLGLTLAPARMFGLTWAMAATGVFLIISPWVVTVGHTATRGMIWNQVIVGGLTCLLAFTAAGMVMGTRRRS from the coding sequence ATGGCCGACGTCTCACATCGAGCCGGTGATCTCCGCACGCATCCGGACATCGCGGAGATGCGGACCCGGTACGCACGCATGATGGACGGACCGCAGGGAGTAGCCGTCGACGGACTGGTTGTCCTCGCGGGCCTGTACCTGGCCATCTCGCCCTACGTGGTGCACTTCAGTGCCGCCAGTCACGAGCTGGTGATCTGCAACCTGATCCTGGGAATCGGCATCGCCGCGCTCGGACTCGGTCTCACCCTCGCCCCGGCCCGGATGTTCGGGCTGACCTGGGCGATGGCCGCGACCGGCGTGTTCCTGATCATCTCCCCCTGGGTGGTGACCGTCGGACACACCGCGACCCGGGGCATGATCTGGAACCAGGTGATCGTGGGCGGCCTGACCTGCCTGCTCGCCTTCACCGCGGCCGGCATGGTGATGGGTACTCGTCGCCGAAGCTGA
- a CDS encoding 3-hydroxyacyl-CoA dehydrogenase NAD-binding domain-containing protein: protein MTNTTDLLKRGAELFPGEVVTTAHVRHLDLPLQAGKLALITLDNGFDHTKPTTFGPGSLLKLSEALDQVEAEAAEGKVVAVAITGKPFIFAVGADLKGVEILKEHADALAIGKGGHEVFKRIAALPVPSFTFYNGAAMGGGVEVGLHCTYRTVSSGVPAFSLPEVFLGLVPGWGGCTILPNLVGPANAVKVIIENSMSQNKQLKGKEVFELGIADAIFEPADFLEQSLLWAAQVLKGEVTVERPEIDRGDNWDQCIAWGRAVADAKVHGAAPAAYRALDIMAAAKDGDLQAGFDAEDVALADLIMGGELRAGIYAFNLVQRRAKRPFGAPDKSLARPVSKVGVVGAGLMASQLALLFARRLEVPVVLTDIDQERIDKGVGYVHAEIDKLLAKGRVNGDKANKLKGLVSGHLDKATAFGDADFVIEAVFEEMGVKQNVLAELEAVVSPTTILATNTSSLSVSEMASKLQNPERVVGFHFFNPVAILPLLEIVRAEKTDDGSLATAFAVAKKLKKTAVLTKDAPAFVVNRILTRFMGEIQNIIDEGTSFETVEQAVLPLGLPMSPIALLELVGPAIALHVSETLHGAFPERFTVSENLAKVVKAGKRGFYIWQDGKQVLDPEVLALLSFGDSVLTEEQVRTRALDAVAQEIGLMLDEGVVGEAQDIDLCMITGAGWPFHLGGITPYLDREGVSERVTGKKFLAPGLASIPA from the coding sequence ATGACCAACACCACTGATCTCCTCAAGCGCGGCGCCGAGCTGTTCCCCGGCGAGGTCGTCACCACCGCGCACGTGCGTCACCTGGACCTGCCGCTGCAGGCCGGCAAGCTGGCGCTGATCACCCTGGACAACGGCTTCGACCACACCAAGCCGACCACCTTCGGCCCGGGCTCGCTGCTCAAGCTCTCCGAGGCGCTGGACCAGGTCGAGGCCGAGGCCGCCGAGGGCAAGGTGGTCGCCGTCGCGATCACCGGCAAGCCGTTCATCTTCGCGGTCGGCGCCGACCTCAAGGGCGTCGAGATCCTCAAGGAGCACGCGGACGCGCTGGCCATCGGCAAGGGCGGCCACGAGGTCTTCAAGCGGATCGCCGCGCTGCCGGTGCCGAGCTTCACCTTCTACAACGGCGCCGCGATGGGCGGCGGTGTCGAGGTCGGTCTGCACTGCACCTACCGCACCGTCAGCTCCGGTGTGCCGGCCTTCTCGCTGCCCGAGGTCTTCCTCGGCCTGGTCCCCGGCTGGGGCGGCTGCACCATCCTGCCGAACCTGGTCGGCCCGGCCAACGCGGTCAAGGTCATCATCGAGAACTCGATGAGCCAGAACAAGCAGCTCAAGGGCAAGGAGGTGTTCGAGCTCGGTATCGCGGACGCGATCTTCGAGCCGGCCGACTTCCTGGAGCAGTCGCTGCTGTGGGCCGCCCAGGTCCTCAAGGGCGAGGTCACCGTCGAGCGCCCGGAGATCGACCGCGGCGACAACTGGGACCAGTGCATCGCCTGGGGTCGCGCGGTCGCCGACGCCAAGGTGCACGGCGCCGCTCCGGCCGCCTACCGCGCGCTGGACATCATGGCCGCGGCCAAGGACGGCGACCTGCAGGCCGGCTTCGACGCCGAGGACGTGGCGCTGGCCGACCTGATCATGGGCGGCGAGCTGCGGGCCGGCATCTACGCCTTCAACCTGGTGCAGCGCCGGGCCAAGCGCCCGTTCGGCGCGCCGGACAAGTCGCTGGCCCGCCCGGTCTCCAAGGTCGGCGTGGTCGGCGCCGGCCTGATGGCCTCTCAGCTGGCGCTGCTCTTCGCCCGCCGCCTCGAGGTGCCGGTGGTGCTCACCGACATCGACCAGGAGCGGATCGACAAGGGCGTCGGCTACGTGCACGCCGAGATCGACAAGCTGCTGGCCAAGGGCCGGGTCAACGGCGACAAGGCGAACAAGCTCAAGGGCCTGGTCTCCGGTCACCTGGACAAGGCCACCGCCTTCGGTGACGCGGACTTCGTCATCGAGGCCGTGTTCGAGGAGATGGGCGTCAAGCAGAACGTCCTCGCCGAGCTGGAGGCCGTGGTCTCGCCGACCACGATCCTGGCCACCAACACCTCCTCGCTCTCGGTCAGCGAGATGGCCTCCAAGCTCCAGAACCCGGAGCGGGTCGTCGGCTTCCACTTCTTCAACCCGGTCGCGATCCTGCCGCTGCTGGAGATCGTCCGGGCCGAGAAGACCGACGACGGCTCGCTGGCCACCGCCTTCGCGGTCGCCAAGAAGCTGAAGAAGACGGCCGTGCTGACCAAGGACGCCCCGGCGTTCGTGGTGAACCGGATCCTGACCCGCTTCATGGGCGAGATCCAGAACATCATCGACGAGGGCACCTCCTTCGAGACCGTCGAGCAGGCCGTGCTCCCGCTGGGTCTGCCGATGTCCCCGATCGCGCTGCTCGAGCTGGTCGGCCCGGCCATCGCGCTGCACGTCTCGGAGACCCTGCACGGCGCCTTCCCGGAGCGGTTCACCGTCTCCGAGAACCTCGCCAAGGTGGTCAAGGCCGGCAAGCGCGGCTTCTACATCTGGCAGGACGGCAAGCAGGTCCTCGACCCCGAGGTGCTGGCGCTGCTCTCCTTCGGCGACTCCGTGCTGACCGAGGAGCAGGTCCGGACCCGGGCGCTGGACGCCGTCGCGCAGGAGATCGGCCTGATGCTGGACGAGGGCGTGGTCGGCGAGGCGCAGGACATCGACCTGTGCATGATCACCGGCGCCGGGTGGCCCTTCCACCTGGGCGGGATCACCCCGTACCTGGACCGCGAGGGCGTCTCCGAGCGGGTCACCGGTAAGAAGTTCCTGGCTCCCGGCCTGGCCAGCATTCCGGCCTAA
- a CDS encoding ArnT family glycosyltransferase yields MPLVPTDTASPVRPAQPATPATSPAGRLVDRIRAGYWSRLVPVLALLAVVTHIPSFMRPVWSPDEGYLATQARMLASGGVLYDTVVDRKPPLLPWLYEACFSIFGSLSLWPLRTLAIVAHLVTAILLASIARGRWGNRAGAAAGALYLMVSIGLSPEDTQAATFEVFMLPAMVAAFRYAERRRWLAAGIAVAVCSLTKQTGGAVLLPVLWMLWQDARHRGERWRPAAAKVAFGFALPIALVAAILTKPKGFLFWVVTGSGDYASLGGDWLQMIGRALGNSAILLAAGLGFLFPLGHRLWMRHRTGSALPTRGEAHGSVGDLWVWLASSAVAVATGFHFFGHYYLQLMPPLVLLGVGAVSTSAVRWKPVLVYSTAAAAAFWTLAMAWPGEQLSQTTQVATAVAERSKPQDSMLVWGMHPELYWLADRKPASRYLTAGFLTNFSGGKGAENVGEQYSVADAWQTFDKDLVTNGLPEIVVDDSGNAPYQPSLVHEIQNLLDSRYQVVGAYGDTMVYQLKK; encoded by the coding sequence GTGCCCCTCGTGCCGACCGACACCGCAAGCCCCGTGCGCCCCGCCCAGCCGGCCACACCGGCCACCTCGCCGGCCGGGCGGCTGGTCGACCGCATCCGCGCGGGGTACTGGAGCAGGCTGGTCCCGGTGCTGGCGCTGCTCGCGGTGGTCACCCACATCCCCTCCTTCATGCGGCCGGTCTGGAGCCCCGACGAGGGCTACCTGGCCACCCAGGCCCGGATGCTGGCCAGCGGCGGGGTGCTCTACGACACCGTGGTGGACCGCAAGCCGCCGCTGCTGCCCTGGCTCTACGAGGCCTGCTTCTCGATCTTCGGCTCGCTCTCGCTCTGGCCGCTGCGCACCCTGGCGATCGTGGCCCACCTGGTCACCGCGATCCTGCTGGCCTCGATCGCCCGCGGCCGCTGGGGCAACCGGGCCGGCGCCGCGGCCGGCGCGCTCTACCTGATGGTCTCCATCGGGCTCTCCCCGGAGGACACCCAGGCGGCCACCTTCGAGGTCTTCATGCTGCCCGCCATGGTGGCCGCCTTCCGCTACGCCGAGCGGCGCCGCTGGCTGGCCGCCGGCATCGCGGTGGCGGTCTGCTCGTTGACCAAGCAGACCGGCGGCGCGGTGCTGCTGCCGGTGCTCTGGATGCTCTGGCAGGACGCCCGGCACCGCGGCGAACGCTGGCGGCCGGCCGCCGCCAAGGTCGCCTTCGGCTTCGCGCTGCCGATAGCGCTGGTCGCGGCGATCCTCACCAAGCCCAAGGGCTTCCTGTTCTGGGTGGTCACCGGCAGCGGCGACTACGCCTCGCTGGGCGGCGACTGGTTGCAGATGATCGGCCGGGCGCTCGGCAACTCGGCCATCCTGCTCGCCGCCGGCCTCGGCTTCCTCTTCCCGCTCGGCCACCGGCTCTGGATGCGCCACCGGACCGGCAGCGCGCTGCCGACCCGCGGTGAGGCGCACGGATCGGTCGGCGACCTGTGGGTCTGGCTGGCCTCCTCGGCGGTGGCCGTGGCCACCGGGTTCCACTTCTTCGGCCACTACTACCTGCAGTTGATGCCGCCGCTGGTGCTGCTCGGCGTCGGCGCGGTCTCCACCTCGGCGGTGCGCTGGAAGCCGGTGCTGGTCTACAGCACCGCCGCGGCCGCCGCCTTCTGGACGCTGGCCATGGCCTGGCCGGGGGAGCAGCTCAGCCAGACCACCCAGGTGGCCACTGCGGTGGCCGAACGCTCCAAGCCGCAGGACAGCATGCTGGTCTGGGGGATGCACCCGGAGCTCTACTGGCTGGCCGACCGGAAGCCTGCCTCCCGCTACCTGACCGCCGGCTTCCTGACCAACTTCAGCGGCGGCAAGGGTGCCGAGAACGTCGGCGAGCAGTACAGCGTCGCCGACGCCTGGCAGACCTTCGACAAGGACCTGGTCACCAACGGCCTGCCGGAGATCGTGGTGGACGACTCCGGCAACGCGCCCTACCAGCCGTCGCTGGTGCACGAGATCCAGAACCTGCTGGACAGCCGCTACCAGGTGGTGGGCGCCTACGGCGACACCATGGTGTACCAGCTCAAGAAGTGA